The nucleotide window CCAGAGCGAGGAAGCCGGCTGGGACGCCGTCACCGAGTGGCTGGCGGACACCCCCGAGGGCGACGCCAAGCGTGCCGCGGTGGCCGAGGCGATCGCGAGCAACGCCGACGACTTCAGTCAGCTCGCGGTGGAGCTCGGCTACCACTACGAATCCGGCGCGCTGGTGCCCAACGGCACACCCGCACCGGAGGGAGAGAATCCGCTGCGCGACTACCTGTCCACCACGCGGCCCGGTCACCATCTCCCGCACGCGTGGCTCGACCGTGACGGATTGCGGCAGTCGGTGCACCAACTGATCGCCCCACGCGGCCTCACCCTGCTCGTCGATGCCGAGCACGCCCCTCGATGGGCCGCGGCCGCACAGGCAGCCGACGACACCGGGGCGACCATCCATGTGCGCGTCATCGACTCCGACGCGGAATGGACCGACTTCACCGGCGAATGGGCCGCTGTCCGCGGTGTCCACAGCGGCGGGGCACTGCTCGTACGCCCGGACCGGCACATCGCATGGCGGGCACCGGACTGGTCCGGCGACCGCCCCGCCGAACTCCGCCGGAGCGTGCGGTCGGTACTCGCTCTCCAGCCGTCACACGCACGGCCCGTGCCCGCACTCACAGCCACCTCGAACGAGTGAGCGGCCCCCGTCCTGCCCTCATCGTGTTCCGTCGAGGACGCCATGACGAGCTGACATCTCCCACGAGCCCGATAAGGAGCGACATGTTCAGCGACGAACTCACCCAGCGGATCGCACAGGTCAGAAGCGCCTCGCTCGGCGACCTGCTGAGCCGTTCGACCGCCCGTGTGCCGAACAAGACCGCGATCGTCTACCGCGACCTCCGGCAGACCTACGCCGAGCTGGACAAGACCGTCAACCGCACCGCCAACGCCCTGGCCGCCCGTGGCGTCCGCAAGGAAGACCGGATCGCCCTTCTCAGCCACAACAACCACGCCTACGTGGTCCTTTACTTCGCCCTCGCCCGGCTGGGCGCAGTGTCTGTGCCGATCAACTTCATGCTGACCTCGGGTGAGGTCGCTTACGTTCTCGACCACTCGGGCGCGACCGGACTGGTCGTCGAAGACGCCCTGCTGCCCGTGGCGGAACAGGCCTTGGAGGAGGCGGCTCTCACCGGCACCGTCACGGTCCGCGGCGTGATCCCCGACAGCGGGCTGCCGACACCGGCGGGCTGGGAATCCGTCGAGGACTGGATGGCGTACGACGACTCGTCCGCTCCGGACGTCTTCGTCGCCGAGGACGAGCTGGCGCAGCTGATCTATACCAGTGGCACCGAGTCCCGTCCCAAGGGAGCGATGCTCTCCGCACGCAGCCTGATCGCCCAGTACGTCACCTGTGCCGTTGACGGCGAGATGAGCGGCGACGACATCGAGGTACACGCCCTGCCGCTCTTCCACTGCGCACAGCTGCACTGCTTCCTCACTCCCAGCATCTACCTCGGTGCCACCAACATCGTGCTGTCCGGAGCCGACGCCGCGACGATGCTGCGCACGGTGGAGGCCGAGCGTGCCACCAAGTTGTTCTGCCCGCCGACCGTCTGGATCTCACTGCTGCGCCACCCCGAGTTCGACCAGCGGGATCTGTCCTCGCTGCGCAACGGCTACTACGGCGCCTCGATCATGCCGGTGGAGGTGCTCAAGGAAATCGGCGAACGGCTGCCCGACGTCCGGTTGTTCAACTTCTACGGGCAGACCGAAATGTCACCGGTGGCCACCATCCTCAAGCCGGAGGACCAAGTCCGCAAGGCCGGCTCGGCCGGCCGGCCCGGACTGAACGTCGAGACACTGGTCGTCGACGATGTGACCCGGCCGGTGCCACCCGGCCAGGTCGGGGAGATCGTGCACCGCAGCCCCCATGCCATGCTCGGCTACTGGAACGACCCCGAGCGGACGGATGCCGCGTTCGCGGGCGGCTGGTTCCACAGCGGTGATCTCGGAGTGATGGACACCGAGGGCTACCTCACCGTCGTCGACCGGAAGAAGGACATGATCAAGAGCGGCGGCGAGAACGTCGCCAGCCGCGAGG belongs to Streptomyces graminofaciens and includes:
- a CDS encoding acyl-CoA synthetase, with amino-acid sequence MFSDELTQRIAQVRSASLGDLLSRSTARVPNKTAIVYRDLRQTYAELDKTVNRTANALAARGVRKEDRIALLSHNNHAYVVLYFALARLGAVSVPINFMLTSGEVAYVLDHSGATGLVVEDALLPVAEQALEEAALTGTVTVRGVIPDSGLPTPAGWESVEDWMAYDDSSAPDVFVAEDELAQLIYTSGTESRPKGAMLSARSLIAQYVTCAVDGEMSGDDIEVHALPLFHCAQLHCFLTPSIYLGATNIVLSGADAATMLRTVEAERATKLFCPPTVWISLLRHPEFDQRDLSSLRNGYYGASIMPVEVLKEIGERLPDVRLFNFYGQTEMSPVATILKPEDQVRKAGSAGRPGLNVETLVVDDVTRPVPPGQVGEIVHRSPHAMLGYWNDPERTDAAFAGGWFHSGDLGVMDTEGYLTVVDRKKDMIKSGGENVASREVEEVLYQHPAVAETAVFGLPHPQWIEAVTAVVVLREGASATAEELIAHCRQSLAGFKSPKHIEFAEQLPKNASGKILKRELRTSARAPWMSDA